The genomic stretch TAAAAATATCCCTGGGGTACTTCTCCTGTCTGTCACATTCCCGGGCAATGGGCTCAAATTCCTTCTGAGCAAATTTATAAGCCATGCTTTGCATTAATGTTTGTTCATCGGTTAGCTCAAAGTCCATATGTCTAGATTCCTCCCTTTATTAGTAAGCAGTTAACATAACAAAAGTAAATGTTAGACTATTTATAAAACTCAGAATATTTTTGGCGCAAGTCACGTTTTAAAATTTTCCCGCTGGGGGTTTTGGGCAGCTCGTCTATAAATACAATTCCCTTGGGAACCTTAAACCTGGCCAGGTTTTCTTGGCAAAGATTTATGATTTCTTCTTCCTTAATTATTTGTCCGGCTTTGGGCACTATAGCCGCTGTAACTCCCTCCACCCATGTCTCGTGTGGCAATCCAATTACAGCTACTTCGGAAACACGGGAATCTTGGTAGATTACTTCTTCCACCTCACGGCTGGGAACATTTTCGCCGCCCGTCTTAACCATATCTTTCTTGCGGTCAACAACCGTGATATAGCTATCTTCGTCCAAAACACCAATGTCTCCACTATGGAACCAGCCGTGGGCAAGAGTTTGTTCAGTCTTATCAGCTTCCTTGAAGTAAAGCATCAGACTATGTGGTCCGCGACCGCATATTTCACCGGGCTCTCCTGCTACGTTAATAGGCTCGTGCTCAGTATTTTCTATGCGTGATTCCATGTTAAGCCCGCCCATACCCGCCGACCCTGCCTTTGATATCTGAAACTCAGGCTTGAGAATGGTATGGTAAGGACTGAGCTCTGTCTGGCCGTAATAATTATAAAATCGCTGACAATTAGGGAATCTTTTTTGCAATTCCTTCAATACTTCTACCGGCATTATTGATGCCCCATAATAGCCTTTGGTCACAGAACTAAGGTCATATTTATCAAAGTCCGGGTGTCTTAACAAACCTATCCACACAGTAGGTGGAGCAAAAAACATAGTTGCCTTGTATTTTTCAATGTATTGCATTATTTGCTTTGGATTTGCCTCCAGCAATATATTGGTAGCACCAAGCATCAGACAGGGGTTGAGAAAACAATCTCTCTGAGCGCAGTGAAAAATAGGCAGAGCATTTAAGCAAATGTCATCAGGGGAATATTCTCCGTCGATTATGCAGCCCGTATATTCTGAAATCAACGACTGG from Bacillota bacterium encodes the following:
- a CDS encoding AMP-binding protein, whose amino-acid sequence is MSFLLPLNEKEKENFDALNKENLDFIRRRYNKVNRWVIADMVRRSAYRYPNKPALIFNDKTLTFSQLEAEANRFSNSLLAAGIKKYDRVAILAHNTIHHVITWLGTAKAGGVYLAVNYLLRGKDISFCINHSESKVFIVEDTLYNLVKDVLDDMPTVKTLVWSNQGNGIQAQDGFYDFDTWYKEHPATEPDAELNIEDPVQMTYTSGTETLPKGVILNNQSLISEYTGCIIDGEYSPDDICLNALPIFHCAQRDCFLNPCLMLGATNILLEANPKQIMQYIEKYKATMFFAPPTVWIGLLRHPDFDKYDLSSVTKGYYGASIMPVEVLKELQKRFPNCQRFYNYYGQTELSPYHTILKPEFQISKAGSAGMGGLNMESRIENTEHEPINVAGEPGEICGRGPHSLMLYFKEADKTEQTLAHGWFHSGDIGVLDEDSYITVVDRKKDMVKTGGENVPSREVEEVIYQDSRVSEVAVIGLPHETWVEGVTAAIVPKAGQIIKEEEIINLCQENLARFKVPKGIVFIDELPKTPSGKILKRDLRQKYSEFYK